CACCTGCTTTTTCTTAAGACACCATCTCActttatattgcccaggctggagttcagtggtgcgatcacagctcactgcagcctcagactcctaggctcaagccatcctcctgcctcagtctcccaagtagctggggctgcaggtttttgctaccatgcctggcttaccTGGTTTTGTTATAAGTCTCCAGCAtgcatttttggttttgttaccGAGTTGCTCGGTGTCCTGTGGGCTGTGGGAATGTACAGGGCCCAAATGTAATGAACTCTGCGTTCATGTCTGCTGCCACCTTCTGGAGTTTCCCAGTTTGGATTTTTGAGTAAACTGTCTTAAGCAGCATTTCCTTTTAATGTCGCGAAACTAACGATAGCCATGTCCCCTAGCAAGATGCACCTTTGACACACTTTTATTCCCTCTCCTAAATGTGGCTGAATTAATCTAAGCCTTTATTTctagattatttcatttttccttacaTTGCATCTCTTTTCTCTCAGAAATTTGTCCTGGAAATTCCCACTCTGCTCTTCCCCGGCATTATCAGCCGTCGCTTAGATCTGTGAGTGTTCTGTGGGAGCTCATTTCTCACCAGTGCTCCCTGTGTGCTGTCTTCCCTCCACCTTTTCCCTCCGGGTTCGCTTGTCTGGAGATCATCCTCAGATCACTCTCGTCCCCTCCTCCCCAGTGCGTGATTTCTAAAGCCTTGCCTGTGACACTGGTCAGAGAACAGGCTCAGCGTGGTGGCACGTCACCATGAAACAGATGGACTTGGCTCAGGGTCCCCAAATGTGTCATTTCCCAGGAACTCCCCTTTCCTGCCGGGAGACTGAGCTCCGAGGACACCTTGGGCCATTCTGTAACTTCCTGGTTACCTTTAGTTATGGAAAGCCGTTGACCTCATGATTGTAAAAGGCTAATTGAGTGTTTGAATCAGAGTGCGCTGGAGCTCAGCGGTGCTTCACTCCTCCCTCCTCCGACCTTGCCCTGCCTGGGGTCCTTCCGAGGCCCCAGAGGACAGCGGGAAGCTGGAAGCCACGGGTCTTGTGCAAGGCCCTGCTTGGCTGGTCGTCAGGACTCAGGGCCCCCCTGCCCCTGTGCGCCTCTAGGCGGGCGTTGAATGCCGAATCCTCCCCGGGCTGAGCCCTCTTCTCCTGCAAGCagaaactgtgaagatatttgaggCCGAGAGGAGGACAGAAGGGAATGGCAGGCTTTTTTGTGAATGTACCAGGCCTGCTGGCAGGCGTTTCCCAGCTTAGCTGACAGATCAGAACACAGAATCGGTCACCGCACAGGAAAGGGGTTGGACAGAATTGCACCAAGTGTACAGTTGATTTACAGACTTGAGAGGCTTTATTGCAAGGaaattccttcattattttgttattttttttttaaacagatggagACAACAGGAAGGAAAGAGACCTTCCTCGTCACACTTGGGCCGCAGGAGAACAGGCAGCGGCCCAGGAGGATCCAGGGTCCTGATGGTGGTTGAGAAGCTGGTTCTTAGTGATCACTCAGAAACGTCGGCCTGGCCTTGTGGGGTCAGACCTTGCATCTCAGTCAGCCCAGGGAGAAGAAGAAGATGGTCCACACCCAAGTGCAGGGAACATCGTGGCAGCCAGCTGGGTGCCTGCGTCCAGGCAAGGACACCTCCCGCATCAGGGAAACACACGTTTCTGGAGTGAGGAGGCTGAAGGCAGGGCCCAGAGGAGAGCCGAGCCATGGAAGGAGGCGTGTGCATGGATGGTGAGCTAGAGCAGGTGCAGGTGCCTCAGGGAGGATGTGTGGGATGAACTGACTCAGGGAAACCATAAGAAATGCTTTCACCAAACAGGAGAAACCTGAAGGTCTGGATCCAGAGCCTCAGATCTTACACTGGCAGCACACAGGGACACAGCAGCTGGACTGGCAGCAGCGGGGCTTGCAGCAGCTGGACTGGCAGCAGGATGATCCACAGCCTGAGGAGCAGCAACAGGGCTTACAGCAACTGCACTGGGAGCAGCCACAGGAGCCACAGCCCCCCTTGGAACCCCCACAGGAGCCACAGCCCCCCTTGGAACCCCCACAGGAGCCACAGGCCCCCTTGGAACCCCCACAGGAGACACAGCCCCCCTTGGAGCCCCCACAAGAGCCACAGCCCCCCTTGGAGCCCCCACAGGAGCCACAGCTGGGGCAGGAACAGGCTGGCACCCAGGAGCACACGGGCTTGCAGCAGCAGACAGGCACATAACAGCTGGAGCCACATCCCCCACAGCTGGAGCCGCAGCCCCCACAGCCGGAGCCACAGCCCCCACAGCCGGAGCCACAGCCTCCGGAGCAGCCACAGCAGCCCATGGTTCTGGTGGATTGAGGGTGGAGCAGGTAGAGGAGCAGGTGAGAGGGAGGTGCAGGTGTGGAGCTCCCTGAGCCTGGGCTCTTTATATACCTGTCCAGATGTCAGGCATGACACAGGGTCCCTTTCTTGTGACTGTTTACACTATTTTTCCAGAgctctatttttttcctctttgctagTGACTTCCTCCTGGCTCAGTTGAGCATctactttctttgttttctaaatttgtcTTTTTCCCCATTTGTTTTGGCCCCTACAATGAAAACCTCAGCTCCAGGCTGTCTGGTTCTTCCTGCAAAGCTCCGGGGTGCCGGTCACCTGCTCTCTGCTGACCACATGTGACCAATGGGCAACAGCCTCTGCCCACGTGCTCTCATCTTTCCTGTGTTGACTCCctcaataatattaattttacatttttagatttcAAAATTATCCACGATCTTTATACTCATGCCAGTCTCAGCTTTCCGGGTGTGTTAGACCATTCtttgcattgctctaaagaaatacttgaggctgggtaatttataaaggaaagaggttagaatggctcatggttctgcaggctgcacaagcaTGGCACCCacctctgctcagcttctggggaggccctCAGGGAGTTTTCCTCACGGTGGAAGGCGAAGCAGGAACAGGCACGCcacatggtgagagtgggagcaagGGGTGAGGAGGGGCCACACACTTGTGAACAACCAGATCTGAGTGAACACACTCATCGCCAAGGGGGTGGCACTAAGTcactcatgagggatccacccccatgacccagacacctccctgcaggcccctccttcaacactggggattacatttcgacaagagatttggaggggacatccCAACTATATCATTATCCCCCTGacccctcaaatctcatgtccttacatcacaaaataggatcatctctt
This genomic window from Pan troglodytes isolate AG18354 chromosome 9, NHGRI_mPanTro3-v2.0_pri, whole genome shotgun sequence contains:
- the LOC746379 gene encoding uncharacterized protein LOC746379 — encoded protein: MVHTQVQGTSWQPAGCLRPGKDTSRIRETHVSGVRRLKAGPRGEPSHGRRRVHGWRNLKVWIQSLRSYTGSTQGHSSWTGSSGACSSWTGSRMIHSLRSSNRAYSNCTGSSHRSHSPPWNPHRSHSPPWNPHRSHRPPWNPHRRHSPPWSPHKSHSPPWSPHRSHSWGRNRLAPRSTRACSSRQAHNSWSHIPHSWSRSPHSRSHSPHSRSHSLRSSHSSPWFWWIEGGAGRGAGMTAEGAEPTFLKEDVQMTNESLKKFSASFIIKDTQVKTTTRCPLIPQNGHDQKGKNKSCRGSEERELACC